The DNA segment CCGCGGCTCGCGAACAGTGGTACGAGAACGGCGACGGCAACCTCTTCGGTGGCGAGACGTTCAGCTACACGGTCGAGGTGCCCGGGACCTACGAGTATTTCTGTATTCCTCACGAGGGTGGCGGGATGGTCGGCACGATCGAAGCGATCGAGTGATAACTCGGCAATCCGGAAACAACTCGGCAATCCGTCCCTGCCGTGGTGTCACAAACAGTCGCCGAAACGCCGGTGAAAAACCGCTACTCCTCGACGTCGACGCTGGTCTCCTCTTCGGCGGCGACCTCTTCGGGTCGGGCGACCAGTCGTGCCTTCTGGATCTCGACGCGGCGCAGCGGGTAGATCGTCTTGGCCTCGTTGTAGATCGCCGAGGAGAGCCGACCCTCGACGACGGTGTCGATGAGGTCCTCGAAGGTGTGATCGACGGCGGTCTCCTCGACCATGTCGATCATCGTGCGGCGGATGGCCTTCTCCTGGCTCTCGTCGGCGCTCTTGGTCGTGAGTGCGACGGGCTGGATCTGGACGCGGTAGTCGTCGGTCGTCAGGACCGTGATGAACGCCTCGATCTTCGAGGAGCCACGGCGGACGAGACTCCGCATGTAGTCGCGGGTGAGTTCGTGCTTGATGAACTCGGTGTATGCGGTATCGCTGCCGACGTCGTTGATCTTGAAGGTCAGCTTGGTGTTGTTCTCGCTGGCGTCACTGCGGAGTTCGCCCAGCGTGGTCTCGATCTGTCGGTCGTAGAGCTGTTCGACTTCTGTTGCCGGTGTCGAACCGAGTTCCTCCCGCCCGAACTGCTCGGGGGCGAGGACGGTATACCACCGTTTCTGCTGTTTCTGCTTGGATACGGATCGTTCGCTCATATGTTATCGTTGGTGTCGTGGTCGGTCGTACACTGTGCTGCTACGTGGAGATTGACGACGTAATCGTCCGCCGTCGAGTGCAGTCCACCCGTCGTCTCCCGCGTGATTTCCGTCTCGATTTCCTGTCCGTTGAGGTCGGTCGCCATCTCGTCGGTGTTGTCCGGCCGGACCGAGGCGGCGATCGCCTCGGGGTCGTCGTGCGTCGTCCGGACGACGAGCGTTCGCGTCACGTCTGGGTCGCTCTGACTCACGTCTGGATCGCCTCCCTGACGGCCGTGATCACGTCGGCGGTCTCAGCCTCGACGGTCGCGACCGCGCGCCGTCGCGTTCCGAACGCGGTCCCGTCGCCAAGCCGGTCGATCGTGCCCTCGAAGACAGCCGCCAGATCGACCTCGGCCACGGGCGTCGCGGCTGCGGCGGCCCGCCCGTCGGTCAGTGCGAGTACGACTGGTTCGGGCGATCGCGCGTCCCGGAGCAGTCGCGCGACCGTCTCGACGGGCACGTCGCCGTCGTCGCGGGCGACGAACAACCCGTCGTACCGGCCGGTCGTCGCGGCCTCGATCGCGGCGTGTGCGCTCCGGGCGTGGCGTCGCCAGGCATCGAGTGCGGCCTCGCGAACGTCGTGGCCCAGCGCCAGCGCGACGGCGGTTCCGGGGTCCTCTCGGACTGTGGCTTCGAGCACGTCGGCGTAGCCGCCGACCGTCTCGAAGGGACCGCCCTCGTATGGCCGGAGCGCGGCGCCGATCGTCTCGGCGGCTCGCTCGCTCGGACTGTCGTCGAGGACGGAAAGCGCGACCATCGAGGCGACGCGTCGGTCGTAGTCGTCGGCCTCGTCGTCGATCGTCGCCAGTGTGTCGGCGACCGCTTTGGGATCGCCCGAGAACGGCGCGTGCGTCAGTGTCGTGTGTGCCAGCCCGTCCGCGAGATCGTCGGTCGGTACGGCGACGCCGGGTCGCCGTTCGAGACCGGCTCTCTCGGCGAGGTCCGCGGTCGTCGGCGCGTCGGCCATGTGGGACCCGGCCAACGCGAGCACCGGGTCGGCGCTCTCGGCGTCGAGTTCGCGTGCGGCCTCGAAGGCGGCCCCGCTGGCCGAGCCGGCACCCGACAGCGAGAGGTCGCCGTCGATTCCGGTCGGGCCGATCGCGACGGTCAGGTCAGCGTCGGTCGCGCGGTCGGCGCTCGCCCAGGGACGTGCGACGGTCACCTGGAACGGGATCGCATTCCCGTCGAGCGCGCGGGCGAGGAGCCCGGCCCCAGCCAGCGAGTCGGCGTCGGCACCGGCGACGAGCCGAACGAACTCGGCGGTCGCCAGCCTGCCGGCGATGTCACTGGCCTGAGGGGCGTCCTCGCGGGAGCGACCGGTGGTGGACATCTACTCGAGGTACTCTTTGGCGACGTCGTAGCTATATGTGAACTCCTCGTCGAGTTCGTCGCCGCGGTAGTAATTGACCAGGCGACGGATCTTCGACTCGGTGTTCTGCAGGGCGCGCTTGTTCTGGTGGTCGCCGGGGTGCTCGTCCATGTGCTCGCGCAGGCGGACGGCACGCTCGAAGAGGTTGTAGAGATCTTCGGGGAGCTCGGGGTCGGCGTCGTTCTCCTCGAGGATCTCGGTGATCTTCTTGCCGGTCGCGAGCTTGACGTCCGGCACCGGCGTGCCCTGGACGCCCTCGTCGCGCAGTTTCAGCCCGATCTCGCTCGGGCTGAGGCCGTCTTCGGCCAGCTCGACGACGCGCTCTTCGATCGCGTCTTCGTCTACGTCACTCCACTCCGGGGGTTCGTCTGCCACGGGCTTGTCCGAACTGGACGAGCCGCGGCGGCGTGTGTGCATTCGTGCCATTGTTCTGATTGGAACGACACTGACCGCTTCCCGTGTGGCGTCACCATTGCTCGCGCGTCAGCAGCAGATACTGCACTCGGCGCGTGACGCCGGACACGTCCGCAATCCCGAGCCGTCCAATCGGACGGCGTGTCAGATTTGCGGTCGTGTGTTCCCGTCTCCTTCTTCGTGGGCGGCCACTAAACGGTTTCTCTTCCGTTTGCAAGTCCTTTACTCGAACATCCCGGTGGACATGTACCGTTCGCCGCTGTCCCAGAAGACCGTTACCACAAGCGGCGGGTCCTCGCTGTCGGCCGCGTCCGGATCGGCGAGCCGCTCAGCGACCTGCCGGGCGACGACGCCCATCGCGCCGGAGGACTGGCCGACGAGGATCCCCTCCTCGCGGGCGAGCCGCCGACACTCCGCCTCGGCGTCCTCGACGGCGACGGCTTCGAGTTCGTCGATCAATTCCGTATCGAGGATCT comes from the Halapricum desulfuricans genome and includes:
- a CDS encoding 30S ribosomal protein S3ae, with the protein product MSERSVSKQKQQKRWYTVLAPEQFGREELGSTPATEVEQLYDRQIETTLGELRSDASENNTKLTFKINDVGSDTAYTEFIKHELTRDYMRSLVRRGSSKIEAFITVLTTDDYRVQIQPVALTTKSADESQEKAIRRTMIDMVEETAVDHTFEDLIDTVVEGRLSSAIYNEAKTIYPLRRVEIQKARLVARPEEVAAEEETSVDVEE
- a CDS encoding KEOPS complex subunit Pcc1, with amino-acid sequence MSQSDPDVTRTLVVRTTHDDPEAIAASVRPDNTDEMATDLNGQEIETEITRETTGGLHSTADDYVVNLHVAAQCTTDHDTNDNI
- a CDS encoding 30S ribosomal protein S15 translates to MARMHTRRRGSSSSDKPVADEPPEWSDVDEDAIEERVVELAEDGLSPSEIGLKLRDEGVQGTPVPDVKLATGKKITEILEENDADPELPEDLYNLFERAVRLREHMDEHPGDHQNKRALQNTESKIRRLVNYYRGDELDEEFTYSYDVAKEYLE